In Oscillospiraceae bacterium, the genomic window TCCGGGCTGCTGTTGGGCGAGTAGGCCGATGGAGCATTGGGCAGGCCCGCCAGCATCACGGCTTCGGCGTCGGTGAGCTGCAGCGGCGTTTTGCCAAAGTAGCCCTGCGCGGCTTCGCCGATGCCGTAGTGCCCGCTGCCGAAATAGATGGTGTTGACGTACATTTCAAAGATCTGTTCCTTGTTGTACTGCTTCTCAATGGCGAGGGCGGCGAACATCTCCGCCGCCTTGCGGGCCAGATGCTTTTCCTGAGTGAACAGGGTGTTCTTGGCCAGCTGCTGGGTGATGGTGCTGCCACCCTCGGCAAAGCTGCCGGTGCGCAGGTCGGTCACCAGTGCCCGGGCAATGGACACCGGGTCCACACCCTTGTGGTGGGTGAAGCGGGAATCCTCCGCCGAGATCACGGCGTTGATGTAGGTCTGGGGCAGCTGGGCATAGGGAACGAACCCCTCGCGGGACGAAATGCTGCTGTACAGGGTATCAATGGGGGTGACCTGGATGGCGCTCTCATAGAGTTTGTGGCCTGTGACGGCAAAGTACCCGCCCGCTGCCACAAGGGTCAGCAGGGCAAGCAGCAGCACCGTGAGCAGCAGCTGCCGGAGAAAACGAAAAACGGTATGCATGGTGTGCTCCTTTCCGGGCGGTGGCCCGAATGACTGTATCATAAACGATTTTGGCCGGTTTGACAAGGGACATTCCGGTCTTATTATAAGGTACAGATTTTGCCGTTTTGTGACCAGAGCATGAATTTGTGCCGGTATACGCCGTCGGACGGGCCGGGAAATCAAGCAAAGTAATACTCTTGACCGGAATGCACAAGGCACGGCACCGCACAGCGGCCGTTCATCATGCACAAAATGCAAAATTGAAAAAAATGGAATTAACCTATTGACAAGCTGGGTATTGCGGGATATAATGCGGACAACAAATCCACAAACCTTGTGGGGAATTGAAATGGAGATTCCCGGGTTTGTAGAGGAGTGGGAAAAAGACGGAAAGGAGGGCACGAAGATGAAACTGATCTGGAACGAGCTGCTGCATGCAAACTTCCGCTGTGGGCGAATGCGTGGGGAACGGGCAGAAGAATTCACCGTGACCTGTACGATGCCCTCCTGTGCACGAATGTGTACGCCGATGGAGCGTTGAACAAAAGCAAACGGAAATGATCTGCCCGGTACGCTGGAACTTGAGTGCGTATCGGGTGTTTTGTATCAGGAAATTATACTAGAAGTTTAATGAGAGAGGTATACTACAATGTCTAACTATAAATTTGAGACTCTTCAGCTGCACGTTGGCCAGGAGCAGGCCGATCCCGCGACCGATTCCCGCGCAGTGCCCATTTACCAGACCACTTCCTATGTGTTCCGCAACAGCCAGCACGCTGCGGACCGCTTCGGTCTGGCAGACGCCGGCAACATCTACGGCCGTCTGACCAACTCCACCCAGGATGTGTTCGAGAAGCGCATTGCCGCTCTGGAAGGCGGCGTGGCTGCTCTGGCTACCGCTTCCGGCGCTGCTGCCATCACCTACACCATCGAAGCACTGGCACAGGCCGGTGACCACATCGTGGCACAAAAGACCATCTACGGCGGCAGCTACAACCTGCTGGAGCACACCCTGACCCAGTTCGGCGTTTCCACCACCTTCGTCAACGCCCATGACCTGGCCGAGGTGGAGAAGGCCATCCAGCCCAACACCAAGGCTGTCTATCTGGAGACCCTGGGCAACCCCAACAGCGATATCCCCGACATCGACGCCATTGCCGCCATCGCGCACAAGCACGGCCTGCCGCTGGTCATCGACAACACCTTCGGCAC contains:
- a CDS encoding transglycosylase domain-containing protein; protein product: MHTVFRFLRQLLLTVLLLALLTLVAAGGYFAVTGHKLYESAIQVTPIDTLYSSISSREGFVPYAQLPQTYINAVISAEDSRFTHHKGVDPVSIARALVTDLRTGSFAEGGSTITQQLAKNTLFTQEKHLARKAAEMFAALAIEKQYNKEQIFEMYVNTIYFGSGHYGIGEAAQGYFGKTPLQLTDAEAVMLAGLPNAPSAYSPNSSPDLAVKRMQVVLNRMVGCKKLTREQADALAAEAVTLQFLPAS